The Egibacteraceae bacterium genome contains a region encoding:
- a CDS encoding response regulator transcription factor has protein sequence MHLLVLSEVPGAGKSLLPALEFLDHTVAAARLAPESLDTQGSADVVVVDATADLAAASQVCRAAAAAERARPVLLVVADAGLAAVKSSWGFDDFLAPSAQPAELETRLRLLADRSHQDVGGRTESVGELTIDEDTYIVRLRGRPLDLTYREFELLRFLVARPRRVFTRGQLLQEVWGYDYYGGTRTVDVHIRRLRAKLGAEYEQLIGTVRGVGYKLDPQGAAGHSGEPDDDPDDEEPDAPGA, from the coding sequence GTGCACCTGCTCGTCCTGTCCGAGGTCCCCGGTGCGGGCAAGTCCCTGCTGCCGGCCCTGGAGTTCCTCGACCACACGGTGGCCGCGGCCAGGCTGGCGCCCGAGTCATTAGACACCCAGGGGTCGGCCGACGTCGTGGTCGTCGACGCGACCGCGGACCTCGCGGCGGCCTCGCAGGTGTGCCGGGCCGCGGCGGCGGCGGAGCGCGCCCGCCCGGTGCTGCTGGTCGTGGCCGACGCGGGGTTGGCGGCGGTCAAGTCCAGCTGGGGCTTCGACGACTTCCTCGCGCCGTCGGCGCAGCCGGCGGAGCTGGAGACCCGCCTGCGCCTGCTGGCCGACCGGTCCCACCAGGACGTCGGAGGCCGCACCGAGAGCGTCGGGGAGCTCACCATCGACGAGGACACCTACATCGTCCGGCTGCGCGGGCGGCCGCTGGACCTCACGTACCGCGAGTTCGAGCTGCTGCGCTTCCTGGTCGCCCGTCCCCGCCGGGTCTTCACCCGCGGCCAGCTGCTCCAGGAGGTGTGGGGCTACGACTACTACGGCGGCACCCGCACCGTGGACGTGCACATCCGCCGGCTGCGGGCCAAGCTCGGCGCCGAGTACGAGCAGCTGATCGGCACCGTGCGGGGCGTGGGCTACAAGCTCGATCCCCAGGGCGCCGCCGGGCACAGCGGCGAACCGGACGACGACCCGGACGACGAGGAACCGGACGCGCCCGGTGCCTGA
- the mshD gene encoding mycothiol synthase gives MVRIEVAATLDHAVVDRVRALLDDVTRLEGHPPVGEHKYAHLAAGATDWTGALAYDGDVLVGYAHIRWNAPGARPRAAAEVVVRPDRADCEQLALRLLDATRALVARTGGGLLYLWVRHVTDARTTLAARAGFTVQRELLLMTRKLPDRPAVPTPPEGVVLRTYRPGEDDDEVLRVNNAAFAEHPEQGGWDRAMLAERRALRWFSAEGLILAWRGADLLGFHWTKWHGHDADEVPDAAHEPVGEVYVLAVDPAAQRLGLGRTLLAAGLAHMHDRGCRQAILYVDAAHHGPVALYRSAGFATDHMEVCYEEQVPPAVAAPDDLLRPA, from the coding sequence ATGGTGCGCATCGAGGTGGCCGCGACGCTCGACCACGCGGTCGTCGACCGGGTGCGCGCGCTGCTCGACGACGTCACGCGCCTCGAGGGCCACCCGCCGGTCGGCGAGCACAAGTACGCCCACCTCGCGGCGGGCGCTACCGACTGGACCGGGGCGCTCGCCTACGACGGCGACGTGCTCGTCGGCTACGCCCACATCCGCTGGAACGCCCCGGGCGCCCGGCCCCGCGCAGCGGCCGAGGTGGTGGTGCGCCCCGACCGCGCCGACTGCGAGCAGCTGGCGTTGCGCCTGCTCGACGCGACCCGGGCGCTGGTGGCGCGCACGGGCGGCGGCCTGCTGTACCTGTGGGTGCGCCACGTCACCGATGCCCGCACGACGCTGGCCGCGCGGGCCGGCTTCACCGTGCAGCGCGAGCTCCTGCTCATGACCCGCAAGCTGCCCGACCGTCCGGCGGTCCCCACCCCGCCCGAGGGCGTGGTCCTGCGCACGTACCGGCCCGGCGAGGACGACGACGAGGTGCTGCGGGTCAACAACGCCGCGTTCGCCGAGCACCCCGAGCAGGGCGGGTGGGACCGGGCCATGCTGGCCGAGCGCCGCGCCCTGCGCTGGTTCTCGGCGGAGGGGCTCATCCTCGCGTGGCGCGGGGCTGACCTGCTGGGCTTCCACTGGACCAAGTGGCACGGCCACGACGCCGACGAGGTCCCCGACGCCGCCCACGAGCCCGTCGGCGAGGTGTACGTCCTGGCGGTCGACCCCGCGGCCCAGCGCCTCGGCCTCGGGCGCACGCTCCTGGCCGCGGGCCTGGCGCACATGCACGACCGCGGCTGCCGCCAGGCGATCCTCTACGTCGACGCCGCGCACCACGGCCCGGTCGCGCTCTACCGGTCGGCGGGCTTTGCGACCGACCACATGGAGGTCTGCTACGAGGAGCAGGTGCCCCCGGCGGTCGCCGCACCCGACGACCTGCTGCGACCCGCCTGA
- a CDS encoding Fur family transcriptional regulator, whose translation MDVAHRLRGSGYRLTPQRQLVWDALRRADRHLTAEDIHVAVTDVLPEFNLASVYRTLALLAELDLVKEVRLLEGKAHWELAHPDDEFHLVCRICGTVTHHRGPLVQEVRTHLSGSHGFSPERVDLVVHGVCGGCAPR comes from the coding sequence ATGGACGTCGCCCACCGCCTCCGCGGCTCCGGCTACCGGCTCACCCCCCAGCGCCAGCTGGTGTGGGATGCGCTGCGCCGCGCCGACCGGCACCTGACCGCCGAGGACATCCACGTGGCGGTCACCGACGTGCTCCCCGAGTTCAACCTGGCCAGCGTCTACCGGACCCTCGCGCTGCTGGCCGAGCTGGACCTCGTGAAGGAGGTGCGCCTCCTTGAGGGCAAGGCCCACTGGGAGCTGGCCCACCCCGACGACGAGTTCCACCTCGTGTGCCGGATCTGCGGGACGGTGACCCATCACCGGGGTCCGCTCGTGCAGGAGGTGCGCACCCACCTGTCGGGCAGCCACGGATTCAGCCCCGAGCGGGTCGACCTGGTCGTGCACGGGGTCTGCGGCGGGTGCGCCCCGCGCTAG
- a CDS encoding M15 family metallopeptidase, with protein sequence MPSLFTVLALCACLALAACAESAPAVDPVARQDAAAPDRADVPDGAAAPDGAALDRAAGEGATPDPATGPGAGPSAVVAARPLWLGTRVLPLRPDGFGEIQPTPPELDDRRLPPPADDLPPPGEAFAATVETVPGAVAARSTWSPACPVALEDLRYLTVTFWGFDARPHTGELLVHERVADAMVDVFRAIYDARFPIEEMRVITAADLDAPATGDGNTTTAFVCRSTVSSGSWSQHAYGLAVDINPFHNPYARDDVVVPELASAYVDRGRHRPGMIQPGDAVTQAFATLGWPWGGEWRSAKDWMHFSHNGR encoded by the coding sequence ATGCCCTCCCTCTTCACCGTGCTGGCCCTGTGCGCCTGTCTCGCCCTGGCAGCGTGCGCGGAGTCGGCCCCCGCCGTCGACCCCGTGGCACGCCAGGACGCGGCGGCGCCCGACCGAGCGGATGTGCCCGACGGGGCCGCTGCGCCCGACGGGGCCGCGCTGGACAGGGCCGCCGGCGAGGGCGCCACCCCCGACCCCGCGACCGGCCCCGGCGCGGGCCCGTCCGCGGTGGTGGCCGCACGGCCGCTGTGGCTCGGCACCCGGGTCCTGCCGCTGCGGCCCGACGGCTTCGGCGAGATCCAGCCCACGCCACCGGAGCTGGACGACCGTCGTCTGCCGCCGCCCGCCGACGACCTGCCGCCGCCCGGCGAGGCGTTCGCCGCCACCGTCGAGACGGTGCCCGGCGCGGTCGCGGCCCGCTCGACGTGGTCGCCGGCGTGCCCGGTGGCCCTGGAGGACCTGCGCTACCTGACCGTCACGTTCTGGGGGTTCGACGCGCGCCCCCACACCGGCGAGCTGCTGGTGCACGAGCGCGTCGCCGACGCCATGGTCGACGTCTTCCGGGCCATCTACGACGCCCGCTTCCCCATCGAGGAGATGCGGGTGATCACCGCGGCCGACCTCGACGCCCCGGCCACCGGCGACGGCAACACCACCACCGCCTTCGTGTGCCGCTCCACGGTGTCGTCGGGCTCCTGGTCCCAGCACGCCTACGGCCTGGCGGTCGACATCAACCCGTTCCACAACCCCTACGCCCGCGACGACGTGGTCGTGCCCGAGCTGGCCTCCGCCTACGTCGACCGGGGGCGTCACCGCCCCGGGATGATCCAACCCGGCGACGCCGTCACCCAGGCCTTCGCGACCCTCGGGTGGCCCTGGGGCGGCGAGTGGCGCAGCGCCAAGGACTGGATGCACTTCTCCCACAACGGCCGGTAG
- a CDS encoding LemA family protein yields MGVWVAGVAVVAVLALVWLGITYNRLVAARNKTEEAWAGIDVQLTRRADLVPQLVETVQGYQVHEQQLLTSVAEARTRIVEAHGPQESGQADDVLEGALQQLFAVAEAYPDLKASDNFLALQRDLVTLEEDISFARRYYNALVEQLNTAVQRFPTLLVAGPLGFGAAEYFKAEGEARQAPTTEFRS; encoded by the coding sequence GTGGGAGTCTGGGTTGCCGGCGTGGCCGTGGTGGCCGTGCTGGCGCTGGTGTGGCTCGGGATCACCTACAACCGGCTCGTCGCCGCGCGCAACAAGACGGAGGAGGCCTGGGCGGGCATCGACGTGCAGCTCACCCGCCGCGCCGACCTCGTGCCCCAGCTGGTGGAGACGGTGCAGGGCTACCAGGTGCACGAGCAGCAGCTGCTCACCTCGGTCGCCGAGGCTCGCACCCGCATCGTCGAGGCCCACGGACCCCAGGAGTCGGGGCAGGCCGACGACGTGCTGGAGGGGGCGCTGCAGCAGCTGTTCGCCGTCGCCGAGGCCTACCCCGACCTGAAGGCCAGCGACAACTTCCTGGCCCTGCAGCGCGACCTGGTGACCCTGGAGGAGGACATCTCGTTCGCCCGCCGCTACTACAACGCGCTGGTCGAGCAGCTGAACACCGCTGTCCAACGGTTCCCGACCCTGCTGGTCGCCGGGCCGCTCGGCTTCGGGGCCGCGGAGTACTTCAAGGCCGAGGGCGAGGCGCGCCAGGCCCCCACCACGGAGTTCCGCTCGTGA
- a CDS encoding DUF2207 domain-containing protein — translation MTRSARRRAPRLLGLVVAAALAVAGAAATAGPAGAQDDTGWVIESFDVVVDVRADGTIAVTEEIGVDFFSLRRRGIFRVIPARYDLSAQEEQLLLDEGTDPDRHVRAFDISDIAVSSTAPADTEITRPNRFGEHNLRIRIGDPDVTVTGKQTYHISYEVAGALNAFEEVDELNWNATGDEWPVPVLAARVVVRGQPIARAACYQGPRGSTDACAEQLDMAEPETSVGFATGRLEAGEGMTVAVGFPRGTVDVGEPILVEQWDLGHALTGSPAAVPLTGLTALLGFGGVGVLAYRRGRDRVTRGGMTVDGRPDHGEAGDGAEPARRGLFSPRPVTVQYRPPENLRPGQLGVIVDERVDPVDISATIVDFAVRGYLTIEESTTGRIRKRTDWTLTRTDKPEDGLLPFERTLLTGLFQTGSSVEMSALTGSFSSEYQQASKQLYADAVSRGWFTRSPAKTRGAWIAVGILAVLVAVGLLVAAALWTSVALAVVPLVLAAAALLVAHRWMPHRTPAGSRMLVDTLGFREFIATAEAGRMEFAEQENLFEAYLPYAIVFGEVDRWASAFAHLGAAAMTTGAAAWYVSSSGHRDLGSLSSGLSSFSNTVGSGLATTPSSSGSGGGGSSGGGGGGGGGGSW, via the coding sequence GTGACCAGAAGTGCCCGGCGCCGCGCGCCCCGACTGCTCGGGCTGGTCGTGGCCGCCGCGTTGGCCGTGGCGGGTGCGGCGGCCACGGCCGGACCGGCCGGTGCCCAGGACGACACCGGGTGGGTGATCGAGTCCTTCGACGTGGTGGTCGACGTGCGCGCGGACGGCACGATCGCGGTCACCGAGGAGATCGGGGTGGACTTCTTCTCGTTGCGCCGCCGGGGGATCTTCCGGGTCATCCCCGCCCGCTACGACCTGTCCGCGCAGGAGGAGCAGCTCCTGCTGGACGAGGGGACCGATCCCGACCGGCACGTGCGGGCCTTCGACATCTCCGACATCGCGGTGTCCTCCACGGCGCCCGCGGACACCGAGATCACCCGCCCGAACCGCTTCGGCGAGCACAACCTGCGCATCCGCATCGGCGACCCCGACGTCACCGTCACGGGCAAGCAGACCTACCACATCAGCTACGAGGTGGCCGGCGCGCTCAACGCCTTCGAGGAGGTCGACGAGCTCAACTGGAACGCCACAGGCGACGAGTGGCCCGTGCCCGTCCTGGCCGCTCGGGTGGTCGTCCGGGGCCAGCCCATCGCCCGGGCGGCCTGCTACCAGGGCCCCCGGGGGTCGACTGACGCCTGCGCCGAGCAGCTGGACATGGCCGAGCCGGAGACCAGCGTCGGCTTCGCCACCGGCCGGCTGGAGGCGGGCGAGGGGATGACGGTCGCGGTCGGCTTCCCGCGCGGGACCGTCGACGTCGGCGAGCCGATCCTCGTCGAGCAGTGGGACCTCGGGCATGCGCTCACCGGCAGCCCCGCGGCCGTGCCGCTCACCGGGCTGACCGCGTTGCTCGGGTTCGGCGGCGTCGGCGTGCTCGCCTACCGCCGGGGCCGCGACCGGGTGACCCGCGGCGGGATGACCGTGGACGGGCGGCCCGACCACGGGGAGGCCGGCGACGGCGCCGAGCCCGCCCGGCGGGGACTGTTCTCGCCGCGCCCGGTGACCGTCCAGTACCGCCCGCCCGAGAACCTGCGCCCCGGACAGCTCGGGGTGATCGTCGACGAGCGTGTCGACCCGGTGGACATCAGCGCCACGATCGTCGACTTCGCCGTGCGCGGCTACCTCACCATCGAGGAGAGCACCACCGGGCGCATCCGCAAGCGCACCGACTGGACCCTGACGCGCACCGACAAGCCCGAGGACGGCCTCCTGCCCTTCGAGCGCACGTTGCTGACCGGGCTGTTCCAGACCGGCTCGAGCGTGGAGATGTCGGCGTTGACCGGCTCGTTCTCGTCGGAGTACCAGCAGGCCAGCAAGCAGCTGTACGCCGACGCCGTCAGCCGCGGGTGGTTCACCCGCAGCCCCGCGAAGACCCGCGGCGCGTGGATCGCCGTGGGCATCCTCGCGGTGCTCGTCGCGGTCGGGCTGCTGGTCGCCGCGGCGCTGTGGACCAGCGTGGCGCTGGCCGTCGTGCCGCTGGTGCTGGCCGCCGCCGCGCTGCTCGTGGCCCACCGCTGGATGCCCCACCGCACGCCCGCGGGCAGCCGCATGCTCGTCGACACCCTCGGGTTCCGGGAGTTCATCGCCACCGCCGAGGCCGGGCGCATGGAGTTCGCCGAGCAGGAGAACCTGTTCGAGGCCTATCTGCCCTACGCCATCGTGTTCGGCGAGGTGGACCGGTGGGCGTCGGCGTTCGCGCATCTCGGCGCGGCCGCGATGACGACCGGGGCCGCGGCCTGGTACGTCTCCTCGTCGGGGCACCGGGACCTCGGCTCGCTGTCGTCGGGGCTGTCGAGCTTCTCCAACACCGTCGGGTCCGGACTGGCGACCACGCCGTCGAGCAGCGGCTCGGGCGGCGGCGGCTCCTCGGGCGGCGGCGGTGGCGGCGGCGGAGGCGGCTCCTGGTAG
- a CDS encoding DUF4191 domain-containing protein, whose protein sequence is MASERFASFTNRLSQLGQAFTNTRQADPRLVPLMVGVPLVVLAVSIGLGGLAGRWITGTIVGVLFALLAALVVFGRRASKAMLGSIEGQPGAAAAVLQTMRGKWRVTPAVAFTRKQAFVHRVVGRPGVVLVGEGAVARVRSLLKQEARKAARVVGDTPVHEVAVGDGEGQVPLGKLQAHLTKMKRVVRTRDIPEIDRRLRALGDREVPLPKGPMPRGKRRQ, encoded by the coding sequence ATGGCCTCCGAGCGCTTCGCGTCGTTCACCAACCGCCTGTCCCAGCTGGGCCAGGCGTTCACGAACACCCGCCAGGCCGACCCGCGCCTCGTGCCCCTCATGGTCGGGGTGCCCCTCGTCGTGCTCGCGGTCAGCATCGGGCTCGGCGGACTGGCGGGGCGGTGGATCACCGGGACGATCGTCGGGGTGCTGTTCGCGCTCCTGGCGGCCCTGGTGGTGTTCGGGCGGCGGGCCTCCAAGGCGATGCTCGGCTCGATCGAGGGTCAACCGGGGGCGGCCGCGGCCGTGCTCCAGACCATGCGCGGCAAGTGGCGGGTGACCCCCGCGGTGGCGTTCACGCGCAAGCAGGCGTTCGTGCACCGCGTCGTGGGCCGCCCGGGCGTCGTGCTCGTGGGGGAGGGCGCGGTGGCGCGGGTACGGTCACTGCTGAAGCAGGAGGCCCGCAAAGCCGCCCGGGTCGTGGGCGACACCCCTGTCCACGAGGTCGCCGTCGGTGACGGGGAGGGCCAGGTCCCCCTGGGCAAGCTGCAGGCCCACCTGACCAAGATGAAGCGGGTCGTGCGGACCCGGGACATCCCCGAGATCGACCGGCGGCTGCGGGCGCTCGGTGACCGCGAGGTGCCTCTGCCCAAAGGCCCGATGCCCCGCGGCAAGCGCCGTCAGTAG
- a CDS encoding BldC family transcriptional regulator — protein MPKMTSPDEELLTPSEVAKLFRVDPKTVTRWAKAEKLSSIRTLGGHRRYRASEVHALLNGQGSEPATE, from the coding sequence ATGCCGAAGATGACGAGTCCGGATGAGGAGTTGCTGACGCCCTCGGAAGTGGCCAAGCTGTTTCGTGTGGACCCGAAGACGGTCACGCGCTGGGCGAAGGCCGAGAAGCTCTCGTCGATCCGCACGCTGGGCGGCCACCGCCGCTATCGGGCGTCGGAGGTGCACGCGCTGCTGAACGGGCAGGGCTCCGAGCCGGCGACCGAGTAG
- a CDS encoding Glu/Leu/Phe/Val dehydrogenase dimerization domain-containing protein — protein MAGPFDLLDGHEQVVFGQDREVGLRCIIAIHSTALGPALGGTRFYPYTEERDALVDVLRLSRAMAYKAACAGLDLGGGKAVIIGDPGVDKTEALLRAYGRVVQSLGGRYVTACDVGTAPADMSLVRRETRWATGMEEAQGGSGDSGVLTAYGTFVGIRACVERVYGSASLGGRHVAIQGVGKVGRRLAALLAEAGATLTVADVDTAAAEACAERVGAAVVPAEAIHAVPADVFSPNALGGVIDDETLPDLACAIVAGAANNQLADERHGDALADAGILYAPDYVINAGGLIQVADELHPGGYRVERARRHVEDIAGRLHDVFAVAAQEGCSTAAAAEHYAERRMAAVGRLRGFWLPDGT, from the coding sequence GTGGCGGGACCCTTCGACCTGCTCGACGGTCACGAGCAGGTGGTGTTCGGCCAGGACCGCGAGGTGGGGCTGCGCTGCATCATCGCGATCCACTCGACCGCGCTCGGACCGGCGCTTGGCGGGACCCGGTTCTACCCGTACACCGAGGAGCGCGACGCGCTCGTGGACGTGCTGCGGTTGTCCCGGGCGATGGCGTACAAGGCGGCGTGCGCCGGCCTGGACCTGGGCGGCGGGAAGGCCGTGATCATCGGCGACCCGGGCGTCGACAAGACCGAAGCGCTCCTGCGGGCCTACGGCCGGGTCGTGCAGTCCCTCGGCGGGCGCTACGTGACCGCGTGCGACGTCGGCACCGCGCCCGCCGACATGTCCCTGGTGCGCCGGGAGACCCGGTGGGCCACCGGCATGGAGGAGGCGCAGGGCGGGTCGGGGGACTCGGGGGTGCTGACCGCCTACGGGACGTTCGTCGGCATCCGGGCGTGCGTGGAGCGGGTCTACGGATCCGCGTCCCTCGGCGGCCGCCACGTGGCCATCCAGGGGGTGGGCAAGGTCGGGCGCCGGCTCGCCGCGCTCCTGGCCGAGGCCGGCGCCACGCTGACCGTGGCCGACGTGGACACCGCCGCCGCCGAGGCCTGCGCGGAGCGGGTCGGGGCGGCGGTGGTCCCGGCGGAGGCGATCCACGCGGTGCCAGCCGACGTCTTCAGCCCGAACGCGCTCGGCGGGGTCATCGACGACGAGACGCTGCCCGACCTGGCGTGCGCGATCGTCGCCGGCGCGGCCAACAACCAGCTCGCCGACGAACGCCACGGGGACGCGCTCGCCGACGCCGGCATCCTGTACGCCCCCGACTACGTCATCAACGCCGGCGGGCTCATCCAGGTCGCCGACGAGCTGCACCCCGGCGGGTACCGCGTCGAGCGGGCCCGCCGCCACGTCGAGGACATCGCCGGGCGGCTGCACGACGTGTTCGCGGTGGCGGCGCAGGAGGGCTGCTCCACCGCCGCGGCCGCCGAGCACTACGCCGAGCGGCGCATGGCCGCGGTCGGTCGCCTCCGCGGGTTCTGGTTGCCCGACGGCACCTAG
- the purM gene encoding phosphoribosylformylglycinamidine cyclo-ligase: MSEERPTYAAAGVDLDAAEAAVAAIRPHVERTRRAEVLDAIGGFGGLFALDTRRYKDPVLVSATDGVGTKLEIARALDRHDTIGLDLVAMVVDDLVVPGAEPLFFLDYLAVGRLDPAHVEQVVAGIAEGCAQVGCALVGGETAEHPGVMAPGQYDVAGFGVGIVDRPRLLGPDRVRPGDDVVAMTSTGLHANGYSLARRLVAGLDLHADHGLTVQTLGEALLRPTRIYAPHCLALARATEVHSFCHVTGGGIPGNLPRALPEGLGAVVDTTTFTPPAIFGLLAEHGDVAPAEMWRVFNMGAGMLATVPAGKDAVGLLADRGMDAWVCGQVTDRPGVHLAGLSP, encoded by the coding sequence GTGAGCGAGGAGCGGCCGACCTACGCGGCAGCCGGCGTCGACCTCGACGCGGCGGAGGCCGCGGTGGCCGCCATCAGGCCCCACGTGGAGCGCACGCGCCGGGCCGAGGTGCTCGATGCGATCGGCGGGTTCGGCGGGCTGTTCGCCCTCGACACCCGCCGCTACAAGGATCCGGTGCTGGTCAGCGCCACCGACGGGGTCGGCACCAAGCTGGAGATCGCCCGGGCCCTGGACCGCCACGACACGATCGGGCTCGACCTGGTCGCGATGGTCGTTGACGACCTCGTGGTGCCGGGTGCGGAGCCGCTGTTCTTCCTCGACTACCTCGCGGTCGGCCGGCTGGACCCCGCCCACGTCGAGCAGGTCGTCGCCGGCATCGCCGAGGGCTGCGCACAGGTCGGTTGCGCCCTGGTCGGCGGGGAGACGGCCGAGCATCCCGGCGTCATGGCCCCCGGGCAGTACGACGTGGCCGGCTTCGGGGTCGGCATCGTCGACCGTCCACGCCTGCTCGGCCCGGACCGCGTCCGCCCGGGGGACGACGTGGTGGCCATGACCTCCACGGGCCTGCACGCCAACGGCTACTCCCTGGCACGACGTCTCGTCGCCGGCCTTGACCTGCACGCCGACCACGGCCTGACGGTGCAGACGCTCGGCGAGGCCCTGCTGCGCCCCACGCGCATCTACGCCCCCCACTGCCTGGCCCTGGCCCGCGCCACCGAGGTGCACAGCTTCTGCCACGTCACCGGCGGTGGCATCCCCGGCAACCTGCCCCGCGCCCTGCCCGAGGGGCTGGGCGCGGTCGTGGACACCACCACCTTCACCCCGCCGGCCATCTTCGGGCTGCTCGCCGAGCACGGCGACGTCGCGCCCGCCGAGATGTGGCGGGTGTTCAACATGGGCGCCGGCATGCTGGCGACGGTGCCCGCCGGCAAGGACGCGGTCGGGCTCCTGGCGGACCGGGGGATGGACGCCTGGGTCTGCGGCCAGGTCACCGACCGCCCCGGCGTGCACCTCGCCGGCCTGTCGCCCTAG
- the purF gene encoding amidophosphoribosyltransferase, translated as MTEPRTGARDECGVFAVFAPAEDVAKLCFYGLYALQHRGQESAGIAVSDGQRILVTKEMGLVNKVFDEARLAGLHGHLGVGHVRYSTTGSSTWDNAQPAFKVTPSGGAIALGHNGNLVSTGHLAAELGVAGEACTTDSELLTTLLASADSTSLEGAIIDVARRLHGAFSVVVMDETTIYGFRDPHGVRPLVIGRLPRGGYVLASETSGLDIVGAHLVRDVEPGELVAVDADGLRSRRFADATPALCVFEYVYLARPDHRVADLGERSGTTSVYAARHRMGELLAGEAPVDADLVIPVPDSGTAAAAGYAEGAGIPYGEGLVKNRYVGRTFIEPSQPVRELGIRLKLNPLRDMIEGRRLVVVDDSIVRGNTSRQLVAMLRQSGAAAVHLRITSPPVRNPCYYGVDMATRAELVASGLTIEEIRDFVGADSLAYLSLDALVAATGRPASSLCRACFDGQYPIPVPMEQPSRVPQPALFTELA; from the coding sequence GTGACCGAGCCCCGCACCGGCGCCCGCGACGAGTGCGGGGTCTTCGCCGTGTTCGCTCCCGCCGAGGACGTCGCGAAGCTCTGCTTCTACGGCCTCTACGCCCTGCAGCACCGCGGCCAGGAGTCGGCGGGCATCGCCGTGTCCGACGGCCAGCGCATCCTGGTCACCAAGGAGATGGGCCTGGTCAACAAGGTCTTCGACGAGGCGCGCCTGGCGGGCCTGCACGGTCACCTGGGCGTCGGACACGTGCGGTACTCGACCACGGGCTCGTCGACCTGGGACAACGCCCAGCCGGCCTTCAAGGTCACCCCGAGTGGCGGGGCGATCGCCCTGGGCCACAACGGCAACCTCGTGTCGACCGGCCACCTCGCCGCCGAGCTCGGCGTGGCCGGTGAGGCGTGCACCACCGACTCGGAGCTGTTGACCACCCTGCTGGCCAGCGCGGACTCCACCTCCCTGGAGGGGGCCATCATCGACGTCGCGCGCCGGCTGCACGGCGCGTTCTCGGTGGTGGTCATGGACGAGACCACCATCTACGGCTTCCGCGACCCCCACGGGGTGCGGCCCCTGGTCATCGGGCGCCTGCCCCGCGGCGGCTACGTGCTGGCGAGCGAGACGTCGGGCCTCGACATCGTCGGGGCGCACCTGGTCCGCGACGTCGAGCCCGGTGAGCTCGTGGCCGTCGACGCCGACGGGCTGCGCAGCCGCCGCTTCGCCGACGCCACGCCCGCCCTGTGTGTCTTCGAGTACGTCTACCTGGCCCGCCCCGACCACCGGGTGGCCGACCTCGGTGAGCGCTCCGGCACCACGAGCGTGTACGCGGCGCGCCACCGCATGGGCGAGCTGCTCGCCGGCGAGGCCCCCGTGGACGCCGACCTCGTGATCCCCGTCCCCGACTCGGGCACCGCCGCGGCGGCCGGTTACGCCGAGGGCGCCGGGATCCCCTACGGGGAGGGGCTGGTCAAGAACCGCTACGTCGGGCGGACCTTTATCGAGCCGTCCCAGCCGGTGCGCGAGCTCGGCATCCGCCTGAAGCTCAACCCGCTGCGGGACATGATCGAGGGCCGGCGCCTGGTCGTGGTCGACGACTCGATCGTGCGGGGCAACACGTCACGCCAGCTGGTGGCGATGCTGCGCCAGTCCGGCGCCGCTGCGGTCCACCTGCGCATCACCTCCCCCCCGGTGCGCAACCCCTGCTACTACGGCGTGGACATGGCCACGCGCGCCGAGCTCGTGGCCTCGGGCCTGACCATCGAGGAGATCCGCGACTTCGTCGGCGCCGACTCGCTGGCCTACCTGTCGCTGGACGCGCTGGTGGCCGCCACCGGCCGGCCCGCGTCGAGCCTCTGCCGCGCCTGCTTCGACGGGCAGTACCCGATCCCGGTGCCCATGGAGCAGCCGAGCCGTGTCCCCCAGCCCGCCCTCTTCACCGAGCTGGCCTGA